The Lactuca sativa cultivar Salinas chromosome 2, Lsat_Salinas_v11, whole genome shotgun sequence genome includes a window with the following:
- the LOC111893894 gene encoding uncharacterized protein LOC111893894, protein MASNESEYMLVPHKHKINFYKTTKVRVSNDFVDTVDPYHFISFLDLVARNFDTRVAFDFLGEVMSTDPMRVIVEYGREKRLMNLIAHNLSGTRIAVALWGNFAMKLNTYISQHNNDIAPVIILLRLAKLKIWGGQPQVGNCLFGSRLHINDDMAQILEFKSNLNALDTNEVGLTIIATIIGFDMDDGWYSFYCRDCSKKVTKNDDDVDVGPFHCDGCGFVSDVFGKIRIVVRVQDESGSSSLVLFERHVKDLIHRGNQWLMDKIAKDQGRQQIPDEFKILLNKKFVFKVQISMFNLQNNYRAYTVHKLTNNERVLAEVKKRSPNHQHHNINDNGTPINKPNKVGNCHIFPKSNPVPSLQYIFHDFVQIWKILIMCMIYDNLDVVDLEVVTPSSSTGKRPIEIDTNTDSLEWSSSKTRAIRDTLKIPKLEKLD, encoded by the exons ATGGCTAGCAATGAAAGCGAATACATGCTTGtccctcataaacataaaatcaatTTCTACAAAACCACAAAAGTTCGTGTATCCAATGATTTTGTTGATACAGTAGATCCTTATCATTTTATCTCTTTCCTAGATTTGGTAGCCAGGAACTTTGACACTCGTGTTGCATTTG ATTTTCTAGGTGAAGTTATGTCAACTGATCCCATGCGAGTCATTGTTGAGTATGGAAGAGAGAAAAGGTTAATGAATCTGATTGCTCATAATTTAAG TGGTACGAGAATTGCAGTCGCTTTGTGGGGCAATTTTGCAATGAAGTTGAATACTTACATTTCACAACATAATAATGACATTGCTCCTGTTATTATCCTGCTACGTTTGGCCAAACTCAAAATTTGgggtg GTCAACCTCAAGTTGGTAATTGTTTGTTTGGGTCTAGATTGCATATAAATGATGATATGGCTCAGATTTTGGAGTTCAAATCAAA TCTTAATGCTTTGGATACGAAT GAAGTTGGTTTAACCATTATCGCTACTATCATTGGTTTTGATATGGATGATGGTTGGTATTCATTTTATTGCCGTGATTGTTCTAAAAAAGTTACTAaaaatgatgatgatgttgatgttgGCCCTTTTCACTGTGATGGTTGTGGATTTGTCTCGGATGTATTTGGAAA GATTAGGATAGTAGTTCGTGTGCAAGATGAAAGTGGCTCTTCTTCGTTGGTATTGTTTGAGCGTCATGTAAAAGATCTTATTCATCGTGGAAACCAATGGTTGATGGACAAAATAGCTAAG GATCAAGGGCGACAACAGATACCTGATGAGTTCAAAATTCTTCTAAATAAGAAGTTTGTCTTCAAAGTTCAGATTTCCATGTTCAATCTGCAGAACAACTATCGTGCTTACACTGTGCATAAGTTAACCAATAATGAAAGGGTTCTTGCTGAGGTGAAAAAACGGTCACCAAATCATCAACATCATAATATAAATGATAATGGTACTCCTATTAACAAGCCAAATAAGGTTGGTAACTGTCATATATTTCCAAAGTCAAACCCTGTGCCCTCTCTTCAATATATTTTTCATGACTTTGTGCAAATATG GAAAATACTAATTATGTGCATGATATATGACAATCTTGATGTTGTTGACCTTGAAGTTGTAACACCATCATCGAGTACGGGGAAGCGCCCTATTGAGATTGATACCAACACTGACTCTTTGGAGTGGTCTTCTTCAAAAACTCGTGCTATACGGGATACCTTGAAGATCCCAAAGTTGGAAAAGTTGGACTAA
- the LOC111893893 gene encoding phosphoglycolate phosphatase 1A, chloroplastic: MFFSLFGRSFGHFVQVVKKDVDFLKKNIGAGINWTSEALGLPEISKKVDEFVWLRNLEDPHYSGEFQSPSWPQPYYPGIIFCFYMLSMSRYWCFKVEQVGISNHKREMNFIYVIGEEGILIELELAGFSYLGGPEDGGKKIELKPGYLMEHDKDVGAVVVGFDRYFNYYKVQYGTLCVRENPGCLFFARNRDAVTHLTDAQEWAGGGSMVGALVGSTQREPLTVGKSSTFMMDYLANKFGITKSQICMVGDRLDTDILFGQNGGCKTLLALSGVTSLSMKELSGR; encoded by the exons ATGTTCTTTTCTCTATTTGGGAGAAGTTTTGGGCATTTCGTACAAGTTGTAAAGAAAGATGTCGATTTTCTCAAGAAGAATATCGGTGCAGGCATCAATTGGACGAGCGAAGCTCTTGGTTTACCGGAGATTTCGAAAAAGGTAGATGAGTTTGTTTGGTTACGGAACCTCGAAGATCCCCACTATTCTGGTGAATTTCAGTCTCCTTCTTGGCCTCAGCCTTATTATCCAG GAATAATATTTTGTTTCTATATGTTGTCAATGAGTAGGTATTGGTGTTTCAAGGTGGAGCAAGTTGGAATCTCTAACCACAAAAGGGAGATGAACTTT ATTTATGTGATTGGTGAAGAAGGAATATTGATAGAGCTTGAGCTAGCAGGCTTTTCATACCTCGGGGGTCCG GAAGATGGTGGAAAAAAGATAGAGCTCAAGCCTGGGTATTTGATGGAACATGACAAAGAT GTTGGTGCTGTTGTGGTTGGATTTGATCGTTACTTTAACTACTACAAAGTTCA GTATGGGACACTGTGTGTTCGTGAAAATCCAGGGTGTCTTTTCTTTGCTAGAAACCGTGATGCTGTAACTCATCTTACAGATGCACAAGAATGGGCag GTGGTGGTTCTATGGTTGGGGCTCTTGTTGGATCTACTCAACGTGAGCCACTTACTGTTGGGAAATCTTCAACATTCATGATGGATTACTTGGCAAACAA ATTTGGAATCACCAAGTCGCAGATATGTATGGTTGGTGATAGATTAGACACTGATATTCTTTTTGGGCAAAATGGTGGATGCAAAACTCTTCTTGCTCTCTCAG GTGTAACAAGTCTATCGATGAAGGAGTTGTCCGGGAGATAG